One segment of Agrococcus sp. ProA11 DNA contains the following:
- a CDS encoding DNA repair helicase XPB, with amino-acid sequence MTLPGPLIVQSDRTVLLEVAHPDAATARQALQVFAELERAPEHIHTYRVTRLGLWNARAAGHTADEIIGTLDTHAKFPVPPGVAHDIRETIGRYGRLVIVRDDEGLMLRSDDRPVLEEVRHSKRIQPLLGDPVEGGIRIIDWARGELKQQLVKLGWPAEDLAGYTPGTPLEIDLVEDGWSMRPYQADAVTHFSNAGSGVVVLPCGAGKTIVGAAAMAATNTTTLILVTNTVSARQWRAELLARTSLTEDEIGEYSGQSKEIKPVTIATYQILTVKRGGEYAHLGVLDALDWGLIVYDEVHLLPAPVFKLTADLQARRRLGLTATLVREDGRESDVFSLIGPKRFDAPWKEIEEQGFIAPAACFEVRITLDEDERLEYAASGDRDRYRIAASSPRKIDTVKRVLAEHPDEPTLVIGQYLDQLDELSAALDAPLITGETPVAERQELFQAFRDGTERVLVVSKVANFSVDLPDASLAVQVSGSFGSRQEEAQRLGRLLRPKGGRTASFYTIVARDTVDQEFALGRQRFLAEQGYAYTILDEHEIGVADHATA; translated from the coding sequence GTGACACTCCCAGGCCCCCTCATCGTGCAGTCCGACCGGACGGTGCTGCTCGAGGTCGCGCACCCGGATGCCGCCACGGCGCGACAGGCGCTGCAGGTGTTCGCCGAGCTGGAGCGCGCGCCGGAGCACATCCACACCTACCGCGTCACGCGCCTGGGCCTGTGGAACGCGCGCGCCGCCGGGCACACCGCCGACGAGATCATCGGCACCCTCGACACGCACGCCAAGTTCCCCGTGCCCCCGGGTGTCGCCCACGACATCCGCGAGACGATCGGCCGCTACGGCCGCCTGGTCATCGTGCGCGACGACGAGGGCCTGATGCTGCGCAGCGACGATCGCCCGGTGCTCGAAGAGGTGCGCCACTCCAAGCGCATCCAGCCGCTGCTCGGCGACCCGGTCGAGGGCGGCATCCGCATCATCGACTGGGCGCGCGGCGAGCTGAAGCAGCAGCTCGTCAAGCTCGGCTGGCCGGCTGAGGATCTCGCCGGCTACACGCCCGGCACGCCGCTCGAGATCGATCTGGTCGAGGACGGCTGGTCGATGCGGCCGTACCAGGCGGATGCGGTCACGCACTTCTCCAACGCGGGTTCGGGCGTCGTGGTGCTCCCCTGCGGCGCAGGCAAGACGATCGTCGGCGCGGCCGCGATGGCCGCCACCAACACCACCACGCTCATCCTGGTCACCAACACCGTCTCCGCGCGGCAGTGGCGCGCCGAGCTGCTCGCCCGCACGAGCCTCACCGAGGACGAGATCGGCGAGTACTCCGGGCAGTCGAAGGAGATCAAGCCGGTCACCATCGCGACCTACCAGATCCTCACCGTCAAGCGCGGCGGCGAGTACGCGCATCTCGGCGTGCTGGACGCGCTCGACTGGGGCCTGATCGTCTATGACGAGGTGCACCTGCTGCCGGCGCCGGTGTTCAAGCTCACGGCCGACCTGCAGGCCCGCCGTCGCCTCGGCCTCACCGCCACGCTGGTGCGCGAGGACGGTCGCGAGTCGGACGTCTTCAGCCTCATCGGCCCCAAGCGCTTCGATGCGCCGTGGAAGGAGATCGAGGAGCAGGGCTTCATCGCGCCGGCCGCGTGCTTCGAGGTGCGCATCACGCTCGACGAGGATGAGCGGCTCGAGTACGCCGCCTCCGGCGACCGCGACCGCTACCGCATCGCCGCATCGAGCCCGCGCAAGATCGACACCGTCAAGCGCGTGCTCGCCGAGCACCCGGACGAGCCGACGCTCGTGATCGGGCAGTACCTCGACCAGCTCGACGAGCTCTCGGCAGCGCTCGACGCGCCCCTCATCACCGGCGAGACGCCGGTGGCCGAGCGGCAGGAGCTCTTCCAGGCGTTCCGCGACGGCACCGAGCGGGTGCTGGTCGTCTCGAAGGTCGCGAACTTCTCGGTCGACCTGCCGGATGCGTCGCTCGCGGTGCAGGTCTCGGGCTCGTTCGGCTCCCGGCAGGAGGAGGCGCAGCGGCTCGGTCGCCTGCTGCGCCCGAAGGGCGGGCGGACGGCCAGCTTCTACACGATCGTCGCCCGCGACACCGTGGATCAGGAGTTCGCGCTCGGCCGGCAGCGGTTCCTCGCGGAGCAGGGCTACGCGTACACGATCCTCGACGAGCACGAGATCGGCGTGGCCGATCACGCCACCGCATGA
- a CDS encoding GNAT family N-acetyltransferase, translating into MSTSAANEPKSAKATDGAAWDAQVLAGQSRAHYMQSDAWARTREQSPWRALRDVVAVPTADGGERELPIQLFERTAPLAGRMLFLPRVSGIDAAAIDAITARAKAYPKRWFGLKMETFQAEDPELIAAFERNGWVPAASSQYQHAVAVDLTGSLDEVAARFKKRARNSYRAAENKFGVTVEKTEMTPDNEAEMHRLIGETKTRSGGYFRHPEYFQRIWDVYKTVGQGHFYVAYYEGEVQSMAFVMRFGDTAWYKDAGSIRENAKIFAPYLMQWKIMQDLHGQGVTLYELANIPDPVEWETSEIRGLYTFKTAWAQEPVKYMPTYELPLSSRFALWQKAGRWLRAVYTRRTGDAWY; encoded by the coding sequence ATGAGCACCTCCGCCGCCAACGAGCCGAAGTCCGCCAAGGCGACCGACGGGGCAGCGTGGGATGCCCAGGTGCTGGCGGGCCAGTCCCGCGCCCACTACATGCAGTCGGATGCGTGGGCCAGGACCCGCGAGCAGAGCCCCTGGAGGGCGCTGCGCGACGTCGTCGCGGTGCCGACCGCCGACGGCGGTGAGCGCGAGCTGCCGATCCAGCTCTTCGAGCGCACCGCGCCGCTCGCCGGGCGCATGCTGTTCCTGCCGCGCGTCTCCGGCATCGACGCGGCGGCGATCGACGCGATCACCGCGCGCGCCAAGGCCTACCCGAAGCGCTGGTTCGGGTTGAAGATGGAGACGTTCCAGGCTGAGGACCCCGAGCTGATCGCCGCGTTCGAGCGCAACGGCTGGGTGCCCGCGGCATCCAGCCAGTATCAGCACGCGGTGGCCGTCGACCTGACGGGCTCGCTCGACGAGGTCGCGGCGCGCTTCAAGAAGCGCGCCCGCAACTCCTACCGCGCTGCCGAGAACAAGTTCGGCGTGACGGTCGAGAAGACCGAGATGACGCCCGACAACGAGGCGGAGATGCACCGGCTCATCGGCGAGACCAAGACGCGCTCGGGCGGCTACTTCCGCCACCCGGAGTACTTCCAGCGCATCTGGGATGTCTACAAGACGGTGGGCCAGGGCCACTTCTACGTCGCGTACTACGAGGGCGAGGTGCAGTCGATGGCGTTCGTGATGCGCTTCGGCGACACCGCCTGGTACAAGGATGCGGGCTCGATCCGCGAGAACGCGAAGATCTTCGCGCCCTACCTCATGCAGTGGAAGATCATGCAGGACCTGCACGGGCAGGGCGTCACGCTCTACGAGCTCGCGAACATCCCCGACCCGGTCGAGTGGGAGACGAGCGAGATCCGCGGCCTCTACACGTTCAAGACCGCGTGGGCGCAGGAGCCGGTGAAGTACATGCCGACGTACGAGCTGCCGCTGAGCAGTCGCTTCGCGCTCTGGCAGAAGGCGGGCCGCTGGCTGCGCGCGGTCTACACCCGCCGCACCGGCGACGCCTGGTACTGA
- a CDS encoding C40 family peptidase, with the protein MKQHTTAVQVAQQPARSASASLRRGAKSFGVVSIAAALIGALSLPAAALSPQSPEFTDAELASVVAENSQTITVASDARIEAIARDGISGTTAVELEQLRAAAQEAEDARQAELAAAREAAAANGAATGTSAAGTDTAAAAPATVSIPANSGIVGIAQSQLGAPYVWGGASPATGFDCSGYTAWVYGQAGYYVPHSSAAQRGVGTPVPAAQVAAGDLLVWDGHVGIYAGNGQILHAAVSGKPVKYSNYAAMVAAFGTPDVRRFG; encoded by the coding sequence TTGAAGCAGCACACCACGGCCGTCCAGGTCGCGCAGCAGCCCGCCCGCTCTGCCTCCGCATCGCTGCGTCGAGGCGCGAAGAGCTTCGGCGTCGTCAGCATCGCCGCAGCGCTCATCGGTGCGCTCTCGCTGCCGGCCGCAGCGTTGTCGCCGCAGAGCCCCGAGTTCACCGACGCGGAGCTCGCGAGCGTCGTTGCGGAGAACTCCCAGACCATCACGGTCGCCAGCGATGCACGCATCGAGGCGATCGCCCGCGACGGCATCTCCGGCACCACCGCCGTCGAGCTCGAGCAGTTGCGCGCTGCAGCGCAGGAGGCGGAGGACGCGCGGCAGGCCGAGCTCGCCGCCGCCCGCGAGGCCGCTGCCGCCAACGGCGCCGCCACCGGCACGAGCGCGGCCGGGACCGACACCGCCGCCGCGGCGCCCGCGACCGTCAGCATCCCCGCGAACAGCGGCATCGTCGGGATCGCCCAGTCGCAGCTCGGCGCCCCCTACGTCTGGGGCGGCGCGAGCCCCGCAACCGGCTTCGACTGCTCGGGCTACACCGCGTGGGTCTACGGCCAGGCCGGCTACTATGTGCCGCACTCCTCGGCGGCTCAGCGTGGCGTGGGCACGCCCGTGCCCGCCGCCCAGGTCGCCGCCGGCGACCTGCTGGTCTGGGACGGCCACGTAGGGATCTATGCCGGCAACGGACAGATCCTGCATGCCGCGGTCAGTGGAAAGCCCGTCAAGTACTCGAACTACGCTGCGATGGTCGCCGCGTTCGGCACGCCGGATGTCCGTCGCTTCGGCTGA
- a CDS encoding iron dependent repressor, metal binding and dimerization domain protein, translated as MTDLVDTTEMYLRTILDLEEEGITPLRARISERLNHSGPTVSQTVARMERDGLVVVGADRHLALTEDGRALATRVLRKHRLAERLLADVIGLDWSLVHDEACRWEHVMSEQVERRLIALLGNPTESPYGTPIPGLAELGLTPAAAFLDGVEAATDARGPRIVRRLGEPIQDDVDGLAELQAAGVLPGASVEVSEAAGRIRLSVVGGAVIDLPIELAQHVYLAR; from the coding sequence ATGACCGATCTCGTCGACACGACCGAGATGTACCTCCGCACGATCCTCGACCTCGAGGAGGAGGGCATCACGCCCCTCCGTGCCCGGATCTCGGAGCGATTGAACCACTCGGGGCCGACGGTCTCGCAGACTGTCGCGCGCATGGAGCGGGACGGCCTCGTCGTGGTCGGCGCCGACCGTCACCTCGCGTTGACCGAGGATGGCCGCGCGCTCGCGACGCGCGTGCTGCGCAAGCACCGGCTCGCCGAGCGGCTGCTCGCCGACGTCATCGGGCTCGACTGGAGCCTCGTGCATGATGAGGCGTGCCGCTGGGAGCACGTGATGAGCGAGCAGGTCGAGCGGCGCCTGATCGCACTGCTGGGCAACCCGACGGAGTCGCCGTACGGCACGCCCATCCCGGGTCTGGCCGAGCTGGGCCTCACCCCGGCTGCCGCCTTCCTCGACGGCGTCGAGGCTGCGACGGATGCGCGCGGCCCGCGGATCGTGCGCCGGCTGGGGGAGCCGATCCAGGATGACGTCGACGGTCTGGCCGAGCTGCAGGCTGCGGGCGTGCTCCCCGGTGCGAGCGTCGAGGTGAGCGAGGCCGCCGGGCGCATCCGCCTGAGCGTCGTCGGTGGCGCCGTGATCGACCTGCCGATCGAGCTGGCGCAGCACGTCTACCTCGCTCGCTGA
- a CDS encoding response regulator transcription factor, with protein sequence MTEPSAKILVVDDEPHIRDLLTTSLRFAGFDVRAVGAGAAAISAVLDDEPDLILLDVMLPDISGFGVTKRLRASGFTSPILFLTAKDDTDDKITGLTVGGDDYVTKPFSLDEIIARIKAILRRTMAESDEATLHVGELAMNQDTHEITVAGEEIELSPTEFKLLRYLMLNANRVLSKSQILDHVWEYDFNGDVGIVESYISYLRRKIDDRVSEPMIVTKRGFGYMLKTPKA encoded by the coding sequence ATGACTGAGCCGAGCGCCAAGATCCTGGTCGTCGACGACGAGCCCCACATCCGCGACCTGCTGACGACGAGCCTCCGCTTCGCCGGCTTCGACGTGCGCGCCGTCGGCGCGGGCGCCGCGGCGATCTCCGCGGTGCTCGACGACGAGCCCGACCTGATCCTGCTCGACGTGATGCTCCCCGACATCAGCGGCTTCGGCGTCACGAAGCGGCTCCGCGCATCCGGCTTCACCTCGCCCATCCTCTTCCTCACGGCGAAGGACGACACCGACGACAAGATCACCGGCCTCACGGTCGGCGGCGACGACTACGTGACCAAGCCGTTCTCGCTCGACGAGATCATCGCGCGCATCAAGGCGATCCTGCGCCGCACGATGGCCGAGTCCGACGAGGCGACCCTGCACGTCGGCGAGCTGGCGATGAACCAGGACACGCACGAGATCACGGTCGCGGGCGAGGAGATCGAGCTCTCCCCCACCGAGTTCAAGCTGCTGCGCTACCTGATGCTGAACGCCAACCGCGTGCTGTCGAAGTCGCAGATCCTCGACCACGTCTGGGAGTACGACTTCAACGGCGACGTCGGCATCGTCGAGTCCTACATCTCCTACCTGCGTCGCAAGATCGACGATCGCGTCAGCGAGCCCATGATCGTGACCAAGCGCGGCTTCGGCTACATGCTGAAGACGCCGAAGGCGTAG
- a CDS encoding helicase-associated domain-containing protein: MRVVELAARIQAMTDDALDMLVVERQAPLQLASTFDLAEHLVKDASVQQALAWRTAAELAALSDGRSTPRLDALLLGVDGVALPRVRELAAAASIVATEPLVAVESATAPQTAIDETIKIAELVHRVADAPIVLRSRSQLPAATARALAAAIDGDPARLEERLEPAVLAGLIDRRDGRLRATVDADAWLAAPVPERWCTLATAWLAATPDAQAVAGDPRAEFPLADAAVLAVRERQHRQAQRLGLADRGAPTMLGVDLRERPDAARAALAAHVPPATASVYLQPDLSAVAPGPLEGRVETRLRRIASIERAGIASHWRISPQSIAAGLAAGDDADSVLAFLAEISLTGLPQPVTYLVRDTAAKFGSLRVRPVDTRTEGGARSQARSDDEQLIRTIAVDRALANAGPLQTGPHRVTFRTSAEEALEALLEERYPAVLEDEAGELVRRTPERAPRHTHERHRLVDRLRDAGFEVGEHERAWLERQLQGAIRDRMPVRLTVSTATDPVDVELVPLAVANGRLRARDANRDIERTLPLSAITKVAGLGAVD; this comes from the coding sequence ATGCGCGTGGTCGAGCTCGCCGCCCGCATCCAGGCGATGACGGACGATGCGCTCGACATGCTCGTCGTCGAGCGGCAGGCGCCGCTGCAGCTCGCCTCCACGTTCGACCTCGCCGAGCACCTCGTCAAGGACGCGTCCGTGCAGCAGGCGCTCGCCTGGCGGACCGCTGCCGAGCTCGCGGCGCTCAGCGACGGCCGCTCCACACCGCGGCTCGACGCGCTGCTGCTGGGCGTCGATGGCGTCGCGCTCCCCCGGGTGCGCGAGCTCGCGGCGGCAGCGAGCATCGTTGCCACCGAGCCGCTCGTCGCGGTCGAGAGCGCGACCGCGCCGCAGACCGCGATCGACGAGACGATCAAGATCGCAGAGCTCGTGCACCGAGTCGCCGATGCCCCGATCGTGCTGCGCAGCCGCTCGCAGCTGCCGGCGGCGACCGCGCGCGCGCTGGCGGCCGCCATCGACGGCGATCCCGCGCGGCTGGAGGAGCGGCTGGAGCCCGCCGTGCTCGCCGGCCTCATCGACCGCCGCGACGGGCGGCTGCGCGCCACCGTCGATGCCGACGCATGGCTCGCCGCGCCGGTGCCCGAGCGCTGGTGCACGCTCGCGACCGCCTGGCTCGCCGCCACGCCCGACGCGCAGGCCGTCGCCGGCGATCCCCGCGCGGAGTTCCCGCTCGCCGACGCCGCGGTGCTCGCCGTTCGCGAGCGCCAGCATCGCCAGGCGCAGCGGCTCGGTCTCGCCGATCGCGGCGCCCCCACGATGCTCGGCGTCGACCTGCGGGAGCGCCCGGATGCCGCCCGCGCGGCGCTCGCGGCGCACGTGCCGCCGGCCACCGCCTCCGTCTATCTGCAGCCCGACCTCTCCGCCGTGGCGCCCGGTCCGCTCGAGGGTCGCGTGGAGACCAGGCTGCGCCGCATCGCCAGCATCGAGCGCGCCGGCATCGCCTCGCACTGGCGCATCAGCCCGCAGTCGATCGCCGCCGGCCTCGCCGCCGGGGATGACGCCGACAGCGTGCTCGCCTTCCTCGCCGAGATCTCGCTCACGGGGCTGCCGCAGCCGGTGACGTATCTCGTGCGCGACACCGCCGCGAAGTTCGGCTCCCTGCGCGTCCGGCCCGTCGACACGCGCACGGAGGGCGGCGCACGCTCGCAGGCGCGCAGCGATGACGAGCAGCTGATCCGCACCATCGCGGTCGACCGCGCGCTCGCGAACGCGGGTCCGCTGCAGACCGGCCCGCACCGGGTCACCTTCCGCACCAGCGCCGAGGAGGCGCTCGAGGCGCTGCTCGAGGAGCGCTACCCGGCCGTGCTGGAGGATGAGGCGGGCGAGCTCGTGCGGCGCACGCCCGAGCGCGCGCCTCGGCATACCCACGAGCGGCATCGACTGGTCGATCGCCTGCGCGACGCGGGCTTCGAGGTGGGCGAGCACGAGCGCGCCTGGCTCGAGCGGCAGCTGCAGGGCGCCATCCGCGACCGCATGCCCGTGCGCCTCACGGTCAGCACCGCCACCGACCCGGTCGACGTCGAGCTGGTGCCGCTCGCCGTCGCCAACGGCCGCCTGCGCGCCCGCGACGCGAACCGCGACATCGAGCGGACGCTGCCGCTGAGCGCCATCACGAAGGTCGCCGGCCTCGGCGCCGTCGACTGA
- a CDS encoding NlpC/P60 family protein, protein MTTSTEMTGIESGAKRFSRASVVRNARRVGVIAVAAAFATPLALPAFATSSDAGSQESLTALVAQDAQQVSGVVTAGESGLGTDRLDVQATTREELEQILAELEAAAAAEIEAQEQAQAEEAAAANASSGTAGVGSSSGASSSAAPAAPAAPAAASAGASGSVIANAALSQVGVSQDCVAMVRKAIAAAGLPYSGMGSLFNLGPTIPMSAASPGDVIYYADGGVGRAHIGIYIGGGRAVHGGWSGYNTVVAGVDIGGSAPVFIDIT, encoded by the coding sequence GTGACGACTTCTACCGAGATGACCGGCATCGAGTCCGGCGCGAAGCGGTTCAGCCGCGCATCGGTCGTGCGGAACGCCCGTCGGGTCGGCGTGATCGCTGTCGCCGCCGCGTTCGCGACACCGCTGGCCCTGCCGGCATTCGCCACGTCCTCCGACGCAGGCTCGCAGGAGTCGCTGACGGCGCTTGTCGCGCAGGACGCCCAGCAGGTCTCCGGCGTCGTGACCGCTGGTGAGAGCGGACTCGGGACCGATCGCCTTGACGTACAGGCCACCACCCGCGAGGAGCTCGAGCAGATCCTCGCCGAACTCGAGGCCGCCGCAGCCGCCGAGATCGAGGCGCAGGAGCAGGCCCAGGCCGAGGAGGCAGCGGCCGCGAACGCGAGCAGCGGCACCGCAGGGGTCGGTTCGTCGAGCGGCGCGTCATCGTCGGCCGCGCCCGCAGCGCCCGCAGCGCCCGCCGCGGCATCCGCGGGCGCATCGGGCAGCGTCATCGCAAATGCGGCGCTCAGCCAGGTCGGCGTCTCGCAGGACTGCGTCGCGATGGTTCGCAAGGCGATCGCTGCTGCTGGTCTTCCCTACTCCGGGATGGGTTCGCTGTTCAACCTCGGCCCGACCATCCCCATGTCGGCGGCATCGCCCGGCGACGTGATCTACTACGCCGACGGTGGAGTCGGCCGCGCCCACATCGGGATCTACATCGGCGGCGGCCGCGCGGTGCACGGCGGCTGGAGCGGCTACAACACCGTCGTCGCCGGCGTCGACATCGGCGGCTCGGCCCCGGTGTTCATCGACATCACGTGA
- the serC gene encoding phosphoserine transaminase: MSDIVIPHDLLPVDGRFGCGPSKVRPEQVERLRSSMDLLGTSHRQAPVKSLVRSVREGLAELFAVPDGYEVLLGNGGSTAFWDAAAFGLIERRSHHLTFGEFGAKFGKAAAAPWLEAPSIASAEPGSRPELAPVEGVDVVAYPHNETSTGVFHPVVRGQEGALTVVDATSAAGGLAVDVAQSDVYYFAPQKNFAADGGLWLALASPAAIERIERIAASDRYIPDFLSLQQAVTNSRLDQTLNTPALSTLLLLDEQIRWMLAGGGMDAMAARTAESAATLYGWAEGRPEATPFVADPDHRSNVVVTIDFDDAVDAAALAKALRANGVVDTEPYRKLGRNQLRVATFAAIEPTDVVQLTRCLDFLLDR, translated from the coding sequence GTGAGCGACATCGTCATCCCCCACGACCTGCTTCCCGTCGACGGCCGCTTCGGCTGCGGCCCGTCCAAGGTGCGGCCCGAGCAGGTGGAACGCCTGCGCTCGAGCATGGACCTGCTCGGCACCAGCCACCGGCAGGCGCCGGTGAAGTCGCTCGTGCGCTCGGTGCGCGAGGGGCTCGCGGAGCTGTTCGCGGTGCCCGACGGCTACGAGGTGCTGCTCGGCAATGGCGGATCGACCGCATTCTGGGATGCGGCCGCATTCGGCCTCATCGAGCGCCGATCGCACCACCTGACCTTCGGCGAGTTCGGTGCGAAGTTCGGCAAGGCGGCCGCGGCCCCGTGGCTGGAGGCGCCCAGCATCGCGAGCGCCGAGCCGGGTTCGCGGCCCGAGCTCGCGCCCGTCGAGGGCGTCGACGTCGTCGCCTACCCGCACAACGAGACATCCACCGGCGTCTTCCACCCGGTCGTACGCGGCCAGGAGGGCGCACTCACGGTCGTGGACGCCACGAGCGCTGCCGGTGGCCTCGCCGTCGACGTGGCGCAGAGTGACGTCTACTACTTCGCGCCGCAGAAGAACTTCGCCGCCGACGGTGGCCTGTGGCTCGCGCTCGCATCCCCCGCCGCGATCGAGCGCATCGAGCGCATCGCCGCCTCCGACCGCTACATCCCCGACTTCCTGTCGCTGCAGCAGGCGGTGACGAACTCCCGCCTGGATCAGACACTCAACACGCCGGCGCTGTCGACGCTGCTGCTGCTCGACGAGCAGATCCGGTGGATGCTCGCCGGCGGCGGCATGGACGCCATGGCAGCGCGGACCGCCGAATCGGCCGCGACGCTCTACGGCTGGGCGGAGGGTCGGCCGGAGGCGACGCCGTTCGTCGCCGACCCCGACCACCGCTCCAACGTCGTGGTCACCATCGACTTCGACGACGCCGTCGACGCGGCAGCGCTGGCGAAGGCGCTGCGCGCCAACGGCGTGGTCGACACCGAGCCTTATCGCAAGCTCGGGCGCAACCAGCTGCGCGTCGCGACCTTCGCCGCGATCGAGCCGACCGACGTGGTGCAGCTGACGCGCTGCCTCGACTTCCTGCTCGACCGCTAG
- a CDS encoding cold shock domain-containing protein: MPTGRVKFFDEAKGFGFIAGDDGGEVFLHASAVPEGVQIKPGAKIEYGVADGRRGPQALSVRVIGPSAVKAARRDTEDMAIIVEDLVRLLDTIGNDLRRGRYPSAAHGSTVAQMLRRVADDLDA, translated from the coding sequence ATGCCGACCGGCAGGGTGAAGTTCTTCGACGAGGCCAAGGGATTCGGCTTCATCGCCGGCGATGACGGCGGCGAGGTCTTCCTGCACGCCTCCGCGGTGCCGGAGGGCGTGCAGATCAAGCCTGGCGCCAAGATCGAGTACGGCGTGGCCGACGGCCGCCGCGGTCCGCAGGCGCTGTCGGTGCGCGTCATCGGCCCGAGCGCGGTGAAGGCCGCAAGGCGCGACACCGAAGACATGGCGATCATCGTCGAGGACCTCGTGCGCCTGCTCGACACCATCGGAAACGACCTGCGTCGTGGCCGCTATCCGAGCGCTGCGCACGGCTCGACGGTGGCGCAGATGCTGCGAAGGGTCGCCGATGACCTCGACGCCTGA
- a CDS encoding DUF3027 domain-containing protein, with product MTSTPESDQATEPVVTEEQSTPASEPAASESAALQPTAPTTPTAQELELAMAALDEVAPRGAVGQVQDARAEGGADGQAQVVAIRHASTLAGYPDWSWTVLLSRGVEGGPTVLEVALLPGDTSLLAPSWVPWTDRLADYLAAKDADEVDDDADLDAELESDLESDLEDDFDDDFVEDDFDEADDADDAEGDGRD from the coding sequence ATGACCTCGACGCCTGAGTCCGACCAGGCCACCGAGCCCGTCGTCACCGAGGAGCAGTCCACTCCGGCCTCGGAGCCGGCCGCCTCGGAGTCGGCTGCGCTCCAGCCGACCGCGCCGACCACGCCGACCGCGCAGGAGCTCGAGCTCGCGATGGCGGCGCTCGACGAGGTCGCGCCGCGCGGTGCCGTCGGCCAGGTGCAGGATGCCCGGGCAGAGGGCGGCGCTGACGGGCAGGCGCAGGTCGTGGCGATCCGGCACGCGTCGACGCTGGCCGGCTATCCCGACTGGTCCTGGACCGTGCTGCTGTCGCGCGGCGTCGAAGGCGGCCCGACGGTGCTGGAAGTGGCGCTGCTGCCGGGCGACACCTCGCTGCTCGCGCCCTCCTGGGTGCCGTGGACCGATCGCCTCGCCGACTACCTCGCCGCCAAGGACGCCGACGAGGTCGACGACGATGCGGATCTCGACGCCGAGCTGGAATCCGATCTCGAATCGGATCTCGAGGACGACTTCGACGACGACTTCGTGGAGGACGACTTCGACGAGGCCGATGACGCCGACGACGCAGAGGGCGACGGCAGGGACTGA
- a CDS encoding acyltransferase yields MGPTIAERYEPRANALNAVRLALALLVIVWHSFPLSGNRIEWHPLQQFMGQTAVDGFFAISGFLILGSWLRNPRWFPYLMARVLRIFPAFWVCLVVTAFLIAPVATMLATSGSYGSAISVESVTYVLKNAALRMFQDRIGDTPLGVPFTATWNGSMWTLWWEFLCYVGVLALGVLGLLRRSWILPAAFVLGLVAVIGTGYGPIENFYVATAARFGTMFLAGALLHIYAHRIPLTWPLVALASAATIATMWLPDYRLLGALPLAYAMFGIGALVQHPRMRLRNDLSYGTYIYAFPVQQLLASAGVHELGVPLYVAASIGVTLAAAAASWFLIERHALKLKPRRRASAGAPLEVTAQG; encoded by the coding sequence ATGGGGCCGACAATCGCCGAGCGGTACGAGCCCCGCGCGAACGCGCTCAACGCTGTGCGGCTTGCGCTCGCCCTGCTCGTCATCGTCTGGCACTCCTTCCCGCTCTCGGGCAACCGCATCGAGTGGCACCCGCTGCAGCAGTTCATGGGGCAGACCGCTGTCGATGGCTTCTTCGCCATCAGCGGCTTTCTGATTCTCGGCAGCTGGCTGCGCAACCCGCGGTGGTTCCCGTACCTGATGGCCAGGGTGCTCCGGATCTTCCCCGCCTTCTGGGTGTGCTTGGTCGTGACCGCGTTCCTGATCGCGCCGGTGGCGACGATGCTCGCCACCAGCGGCAGCTACGGCAGCGCTATCTCCGTCGAGAGCGTCACCTACGTGCTGAAGAACGCGGCGCTTCGCATGTTCCAGGACCGCATCGGCGACACCCCGCTCGGGGTGCCGTTCACGGCCACCTGGAACGGCTCGATGTGGACGCTCTGGTGGGAATTCCTCTGCTACGTGGGCGTGCTGGCGCTGGGCGTGCTGGGGCTCCTGCGCCGCTCGTGGATCCTGCCCGCCGCATTCGTGCTTGGCCTCGTGGCCGTCATCGGCACCGGCTACGGCCCGATCGAGAACTTCTACGTCGCGACCGCCGCACGGTTCGGCACCATGTTCCTTGCCGGAGCGCTGCTGCACATCTACGCGCATCGCATACCGCTCACCTGGCCGCTCGTGGCCCTCGCGAGCGCCGCAACCATCGCCACCATGTGGCTGCCCGACTACCGCCTGCTGGGCGCATTGCCGCTCGCCTATGCCATGTTCGGCATCGGTGCACTCGTGCAGCATCCACGGATGCGGCTGCGCAACGATCTTTCCTACGGCACCTACATCTACGCATTCCCGGTGCAGCAGCTGCTGGCATCGGCGGGCGTGCACGAGTTGGGCGTGCCCCTCTACGTGGCGGCGAGCATCGGCGTGACGCTGGCGGCCGCGGCTGCCAGCTGGTTCCTCATCGAGCGGCACGCGCTGAAGCTCAAGCCCAGGCGGCGCGCCTCCGCCGGCGCGCCGCTCGAGGTGACTGCTCAGGGCTGA